A window of Aliarcobacter trophiarum LMG 25534 contains these coding sequences:
- the hypA gene encoding hydrogenase/urease nickel incorporation protein HypA, producing the protein MHEYSIVQSLLESCEEYARQNNAKRVTKVVVKIGVLSGVEPDLLQTAFDTFKEQTICHDSKFIINIQKIEILCNDCNSRSILEKHEFSCPKCQSVNLKVIDGEEMYLMSLEFE; encoded by the coding sequence ATGCATGAATATAGTATAGTTCAATCTCTACTGGAAAGTTGTGAAGAATATGCACGACAAAATAATGCAAAAAGAGTTACAAAAGTAGTTGTGAAAATTGGAGTTTTAAGTGGGGTAGAACCTGATTTACTTCAAACCGCCTTTGATACATTTAAAGAGCAAACTATTTGCCATGATTCTAAATTTATAATAAATATTCAGAAAATTGAGATCTTATGCAATGATTGTAATAGTAGATCTATTTTAGAAAAACATGAGTTTTCATGCCCAAAATGCCAAAGTGTAAATTTAAAAGTAATAGATGGTGAAGAGATGTATCTTATGAGTTTAGAATTTGAGTAA
- the hypE gene encoding hydrogenase expression/formation protein HypE — protein MKTVTLAHGNGGQENNELIKEVFYNAFKNEILERNEDAAVIEGGKLALSTDSFTVSPLFFAGADIGKLAICGTCNDLAMMGAKPKYLTCSFIIEEGFEVSQLQSIVNSMKEELAKNDAIIVSGDTKVVPKGSVDKLFINTSGIGEVLYSGISSNNISTNDLILVSRDIGAHGATIYISREGIELSSNLKSDCSSLFPLVKALIDEKIKITALRDATRGGLSAVLNEWVKQSNVCIEIDERSIPVSDEVKGVCEMLGFEATSLANEGTFVLAIAKEDANRTLEILQRFENAKNASIIGKVTQQYPQKVVLNSSFGTKRFLDMPCGELLPRIC, from the coding sequence ATGAAAACAGTTACTTTAGCACATGGGAATGGTGGACAAGAGAATAATGAACTAATAAAAGAGGTATTTTATAATGCTTTTAAAAATGAGATTTTAGAGAGAAATGAAGATGCTGCAGTTATAGAAGGTGGAAAACTTGCTCTAAGTACAGATAGTTTTACAGTTAGCCCTCTTTTTTTTGCTGGAGCAGATATTGGAAAATTAGCAATTTGTGGAACTTGCAATGATTTAGCGATGATGGGGGCAAAGCCAAAATATCTTACTTGTAGTTTTATTATAGAAGAAGGGTTTGAAGTTTCTCAATTACAAAGTATAGTAAATTCTATGAAAGAAGAGTTGGCAAAAAATGATGCAATAATAGTAAGTGGTGATACAAAAGTTGTTCCAAAAGGTTCTGTTGATAAACTTTTTATAAATACTTCAGGTATAGGAGAGGTTTTATATAGTGGAATTAGCTCAAATAATATCTCAACAAATGATTTAATTTTAGTAAGTAGAGATATCGGAGCACATGGAGCAACTATTTATATCTCAAGAGAGGGAATAGAGTTAAGTTCAAATTTAAAAAGTGATTGCTCCTCTTTATTTCCTTTGGTAAAGGCTTTGATTGATGAAAAGATTAAAATAACAGCTCTTAGAGATGCTACAAGAGGCGGTTTAAGTGCAGTTTTGAATGAGTGGGTAAAACAGTCAAATGTCTGTATAGAAATAGATGAGAGAAGTATTCCAGTTAGTGATGAGGTAAAGGGAGTTTGTGAAATGTTAGGTTTTGAAGCAACTTCTTTGGCAAATGAAGGAACATTTGTATTGGCTATAGCAAAAGAGGATGCAAATAGAACTTTAGAGATTTTACAAAGATTTGAAAATGCAAAAAATGCTTCAATTATAGGAAAAGTTACACAACAATATCCACAAAAAGTGGTTTTAAATAGCTCATTTGGTACAAAAAGGTTTTTGGATATGCCTTGTGGAGAGCTTCTTCCTAGAATTTGTTGA
- the hypD gene encoding hydrogenase formation protein HypD, translating to MVKKLQLKDLYDGFRDPKTIKAYKKLIDIELENYDKTINIMEVCGGHTHTIMKYGLPQILNKKINFVHGPGCPVCVMPKERVDSAYELSLQKDVILVTLGDMIKVPGSRGSLQDARAKGADVRFVYSPMDCLKIATENKDKKVVFFAIGFETTTPMTCALLEQVIKNDIKNILFHINHITVPEVMRALVDKKDNKIDAFLGPAHVSVISGSKIYEEFPLRYNKPVVVSGFEPVDVIESIYMLVCQFVQNRVELEVEYKRVVSFEGNIKAQELVDKYLIKTSFEFRGVGTILESGYELREEYKKYNAKLVYDEILPKNRAKENKACRCPDILSGVAKPLDCKLFGTVCTPTNPIGSCMVSSEGACSAYYKYGNLLK from the coding sequence ATGGTTAAAAAGTTACAACTAAAAGATTTATATGATGGTTTTAGAGATCCAAAAACAATAAAAGCCTACAAAAAACTAATAGATATAGAGCTTGAAAATTATGATAAAACTATAAATATTATGGAGGTTTGTGGTGGGCATACTCATACTATTATGAAATATGGACTTCCTCAAATCTTAAATAAAAAAATCAATTTTGTTCATGGACCTGGATGTCCTGTTTGTGTAATGCCAAAAGAGAGAGTTGATAGTGCTTATGAGTTGAGTTTACAAAAAGATGTGATACTTGTAACTTTAGGAGATATGATAAAAGTACCTGGAAGCCGTGGAAGTTTGCAAGATGCAAGAGCAAAAGGTGCTGATGTAAGATTTGTTTATTCTCCTATGGATTGTCTAAAGATTGCTACTGAAAACAAAGATAAAAAAGTAGTCTTTTTTGCAATAGGATTTGAAACAACAACTCCTATGACTTGTGCTTTACTTGAACAGGTTATAAAAAATGATATAAAAAATATTCTTTTCCATATAAATCATATTACAGTTCCCGAAGTTATGAGAGCTTTAGTGGATAAAAAAGATAATAAAATAGATGCTTTTTTAGGACCAGCTCATGTTAGTGTGATTAGTGGAAGTAAAATCTATGAAGAGTTCCCTTTAAGATATAATAAACCAGTTGTTGTAAGTGGTTTTGAGCCTGTTGATGTTATAGAGTCAATTTACATGTTGGTTTGTCAATTTGTACAAAATAGAGTAGAGTTGGAAGTTGAGTATAAAAGAGTAGTTAGCTTTGAAGGAAATATAAAAGCTCAAGAGCTTGTAGATAAATATTTAATTAAAACCTCTTTTGAGTTTAGAGGTGTTGGAACTATTCTTGAAAGTGGATATGAGTTAAGAGAAGAGTATAAAAAATATAATGCAAAACTAGTGTATGATGAAATTCTTCCAAAGAATAGAGCAAAAGAGAATAAAGCTTGTAGATGTCCTGATATTTTAAGTGGAGTTGCAAAACCTCTTGATTGTAAGCTTTTTGGAACAGTTTGCACTCCTACAAATCCAATTGGTTCTTGTATGGTAAGTAGTGAAGGTGCTTGTAGTGCTTACTATAAATATGGGAATTTACTTAAATAG
- a CDS encoding HypC/HybG/HupF family hydrogenase formation chaperone, with translation MCLSIPSKIKSIDKDTNSCVVDTMGVERTACLDLIDQEVKVGDYVLIHIGFAMNKIDEVDALESLKVYQEIIEKLEEKEKQEALNG, from the coding sequence ATGTGTTTATCAATACCATCAAAAATAAAAAGCATAGATAAAGATACAAATAGTTGTGTAGTTGATACCATGGGAGTTGAAAGAACAGCTTGTTTAGATTTAATAGACCAAGAGGTAAAAGTAGGTGATTATGTTTTAATTCATATTGGTTTTGCCATGAATAAAATAGATGAAGTAGATGCTCTAGAGTCTTTGAAAGTTTACCAAGAAATTATAGAAAAACTAGAAGAGAAAGAGAAGCAAGAGGCCTTAAATGGTTAA